A genomic segment from Perca flavescens isolate YP-PL-M2 chromosome 13, PFLA_1.0, whole genome shotgun sequence encodes:
- the zgc:153990 gene encoding uncharacterized protein zgc:153990, with the protein MSSLHTYYNHDSVTRFKKRKARFSFSEVHILLDEVRKHRMVIVGKFNRGVATDIKKRTWAEITARVNEIGECQREVIEVIKKWSDLKCDTKRKVAAMRSGTVPNRGLNSRLSRDLNQTEKIVLQILEMGDEDQSTGDFGQLGDDDDVPEEEEEMEEEDMIGMQSSPNGLLDMGSMPPPTSYNMRDSSQTVFDVQYEIPATEDAEAAFGDSDDDQRDDMAPATPTAKPTEDHQGNNGIQKQGQPQTSSGPPTATLPLPGQPSQNTRDSMLHNASLSLQEQHATNILLETVSRSLELLSESVQQLAETQQEFVRESLQLQRETVQVLRDFTGGAIALMHDKLNGRPAL; encoded by the exons ATGTCTTCGCTACATACATACTACAACCACGACAGTGTTACTCGcttcaagaaaagaaaagcacgTTTCTCTTTCAGTGAAGTCCACATACTGTTGGATGAAGTAAGGAAGCATCGTATGGTTATTGTGG GCAAATTCAATCGTGGTGTGGCAACAGACATAAAGAAACGCACATGGGCAGAGATTACTGCACGTGTCAATGAGATCGGGGAGTGCCAACGTGAGGTCATCGAAGTCATCAAGAAGTGGTCAGATTTAAAGTGTGACACCAAGCGGAAGGTGGCTGCCATGCGGTCAGGGACAGTGCCCAACAGAGGGCTCAACTCTCGTCTCTCCCGAGACCTTAATCAGACTGAGAAAATAGTGCTCCAGATTCTGGAGATGGGCGACGAAGACCAGAGCACGGGGGACTTTGGCCAACTGGGAGATGACGATGATGTGCccgaggaggaagaagaaatgGAAGAGGAGGATATGATTGGAATGCAGAGTTCTCCTAATGGGTTGTTGGACATGGGGTCTATGCCCCCACCAACCTCTTACAACATGA GGGACTCTTCACAAACTGTCTTTGATGTGCAGTATGAAATACCTGCAACGGAAG ATGCTGAAGCTGCATTCGGAGACTCGGACGATGACCAAAGAGACGACATGGCTCCTGCCACTCCAACCGCAAAGCCAACAGAGGATCACCAAGGAAACAACGGCATCCAGAAACAAGGACAACCTCAGACGTCCTCCGGACCGCCAACAGCCACGCTTCCGCTGCCAGGTCAGCCCTCGCAGAACACGAGGGACAGCATGCTACATAACGCATCGCTGAGCCTTCAAGAACAGCACGCCACCAACATCCTGTTGGAGACGGTTTCCCGCTCCCTGGAGCTTCTGTCTGAGTCGGTGCAGCAGCTGGCAGAGACCCAGCAGGAGTTTGTACGCGAGTCGCTGCAGCTCCAGCGGGAGACGGTACAAGTTCTCAGAGACTTCACAGGCGGAGCCATTGCGCTTATGCATGACAAACTGAACGGACGGCCAGCATTATAG
- the dlb gene encoding delta-like protein B, with translation MAHLHLRYLWALALLHVVLSSGVFELKINSFHTAQRICRRHRDCHIFFRICLKHPEDVISAEPPCTFGTGNTNVIRADHTSISSSAPIRVPFHFKWPGTFSLIIEAWNAESPTEYTDNQNNLVSRLATRRRLAIGEDWSQDVHFGEQSELRYSYHVFCDEYYFGDGCAEYCRPRDDTLGHYTCDEEGNRICLEGWKGNYCSEPICSADCSERHGYCEAPGGCTCRMGWQGPSCGKCVRYPGCLHGTCSQPWQCNCQEGWGGLFCDQDLNYCTNHKPCANGATCTNTGQGSYTCTCRPGFGGTNCELETNECDSNPCKNGGSCNDLENDYSCTCPQGFYGKNCEIIAMTCADGPCFNGGTCVEAMTGGYTCRCPPSYTGSNCEKKLDRCSNRPCLNGGECLDLGQSVLCRCQAGFTGANCQVNIDDCASTPCQNAGTCQDGVNDYTCSCTLGYTGKNCSVRSDACGVHPCQNGGTCFTHFTGPVCQCPKGFMGPSCEFTLQPSFKPALRQTSQPSSATLTVSCLLAILVLVLVAGIIFLRRRRRRLQGRKQLSDSAVYNDLDSVNNMGGSERDSFLSPNGLFKISNGTARLSLSLCPDGRSGYRPSPVESSPARGERPDFMWRDEAGLGSGAGLR, from the exons ATGGCACATTTACACCTGAGATATCTATGGGCTCTGGCCTTATTACACGTA GTTTTGTCCTCTGGTGTGTTTGAGCTGAAAATTAATTCATTCCACACGGCGCAACGCATCTGCAGAAGACACAGGGACTGTCACATATTTTTCAGAATTTGCCTTAAACACCCGGAGGATGTGATCTCCGCCGAGCCGCCTTGCACCTTTGGCACAGGAAACACCAACGTTATCAGGGCCGATCACACCTCGATCTCCAGCAGCGCTCCCATCCGGGTGCCTTTCCACTTCAAGTGGCCG GGGACATTTTCGTTGATCATTGAAGCCTGGAACGCTGAATCTCCCACCGAATACACAG ACAACCAGAACAACCTAGTGAGCCGCCTGGCGACCCGGAGGAGACTCGCCATCGGTGAGGACTGGTCCCAGGACGTGCACTTCGGAGAGCAGAGCGAGCTCCGCTACTCCTACCATGTCTTCTGCGACGAGTACTACTTCGGAGACGGCTGCGCGGAGTACTGCAGGCCGAGAGACGACACGCTGGGCCACTACACCTGCGACGAGGAGGGCAACCGCATCTGCCTGGAGGGCTGGAAGGGGAACTACTGCTCGGAGC CCATCTGCTCGGCCGACTGCAGTGAGAGGCACGGCTACTGCGAGGCCCCTGGGGGCTGTACGTGTCGCATGGGCTGGCAGGGCCCCTCCTGCGGCAAATGCGTCCGCTACCCAGGCTGCCTCCACGGGACGTGCAGCCAGCCATGGCAGTGTAACTGTCAGGAGGGTTGGGGGGGCCTCTTCTGCGACCAGGACCTCAACTACTGCACCAACCACAAGCCCTGCGCCAACGGTGCAACTTGCACCAACACGGGCCAGGGCAGCTACACCTGCACCTGCCGGCCTGGGTTTGGAGGCACCAACTGTGAGCTGGAAACCAACGAGTGCGACAGCAACCCCTGCAAGAACGGAGGCAGCTGCAAC GACCTGGAGAACGACTACTCATGCACCTGCCCGCAGGGATTCTACGGTAAGAACTGCGAGATCATTGCCATGACGTGCGCAGACGGTCCCTGCTTCAACGGCGGCACCTGTGTGGAGGCGATGACCGGAGGCTACACCTGCCGCTGCCCCCCCAGCTACACGGGCTCCAACTGTGAGAAGAAGCTGGACCGCTGCAGCAACAGGCCCTGTCTGAACG gTGGCGAGTGTCTGGACCTCGGCCAGAGTGTCCTGTGCCGCTGTCAGGCGGGCTTCACCGGCGCCAACTGCCAGGTCAACATCGACGACTGCGCCTCGACACCCTGCCAGAACGCCGGAACCTGCCAAGACGGCGTGAACGACTACACCTGCTCCTGCACCCTGGGATACACCGGCAAGAACTGCAGCGTGCGCTCCGACGCCTGTGGCGTTCACCCGTGTCAGAACGGCGGCACCTGCTTTACCCACTTCACCGGGCCGGTGTGCCAGTGCCCAAAGGGCTTCATGGGTCCGAGCTGCGAGTTCACGCTCCAGCCCAGTTTCAAGCCCGCTTTGCGCCAGACCTCCCAGCCCTCCTCCGCCACCCTCACCGTCTCCTGCCTCCTGGCCATCCTGGTGCTGGTCCTGGTGGCGGGTATTATCTtcttgaggaggaggaggaggagactccAGGGAAGGAAGCAGCTGAGCGACAGCGCAGTCTACAACGACTTGGATTCGGTCAACAACATGGGAGGAAGCGAAAGAGATTCCTTCCTGAGTCCTAACGGCCTGTTCAAGATCAGCAACGGCACGGCTCGCCTCAGCCTCTCCCTGTGCCCAGACGGAAGGTCCGGGTACAGGCCCAGTCCTGTGGAGAGCAGCCCAGCCAGAGGCGAGCGTCCGGACTTTATGTGGAGGGACGAGGCCGGCCTGGGCTCTGGGGCGGGGCTGAGATGA
- the capns1a gene encoding calpain small subunit 1a, which yields MFFAKKFMSGLIDVVSNIDPAQFVPSDPPPPRRPVQYAEHNESNEEKQFRRVFQQLAGDDMEVSPSELMNILNRIVTKHQDLKTEGFSIESCRSMVAVMDEDSTGKLGFHEFKHLWDNIKKWQGVYKTYDSDSSGFISADELPNAFRAAGFPLNDQLFSMIIRRYSDDNGNLDFDNYIGCLVRLDAMCRAFKTLDRDNNGTIKVNVQEWLQLTMYS from the exons ATGTTTTTTGCCAAGAAATTTATGAGTGGCCTCATTGATGTTGTCAG CAACATCGACCCAGCCCAGTTCGTGCCTTCTGACCCT CCTCCCCCCCGCAGACCAGTCCAATATGCAGAGCATAATGAGAGCAATGAAGAGAAACAGTTCCGCAGAGTCTTCCAGCAACTTGCTGGAGAT GATATGGAAGTGAGCCCATCTGAGCTGATGAACATCCTAAACAGAATCGTTACAAAGC ATCAGGACCTGAAGACAGAGGGTTTCAGCATTGAGTCTTGTAGGAGCATGGTGGCAGTCATGGAT GAGGACAGCACTGGGAAACTGGGCTTTCATGAATTCAAACACCTCTGGGACAATATAAAGAAATGGCAG GGAGTGTACAAAACCTACGACTCGGACAGTTCCGGTTTCATTAGTGCAGATGAGTTGCCCAACGCTTTCAGAGCTGCCG GCTTCCCCCTCAACGACCAGCTGTTCAGCATGATAATTCGCAGATACAGCGATGACAATGGGAACCTTGATTTTGACAACTACATTGGCTGCCTTGTGAGGCTGGACGCCATGTGCC GTGCCTTCAAAACCCTGGATAGGGATAACAATGGGACCATCAAAGTCAACGTTCAGGAG tggCTTCAGTTGACCATGTACTCTTGA